The Fimbriiglobus ruber genomic sequence ACCCCGGAGCATCGATGCCGGAGTTCGCCCCGACCGATTGGGACGCTTTGACCGCCCTGGCTCTACGGCTCGGCTTGCCGGACGAGCGGGTCGCAGCCCTCCGGCGGCGGCTCGACCCGTCTTACCCCAGGCCGGGGGTTCCTTATACCCTCGTCGCCGGTCGGCCGGACGCGGGGATCGAACTCTTGCTCGGCCGGTGGCTGGGACCCGAGGTCGCAGACGCTCTTCTCGCCGCGGGTGGGAAGCCGCTCGTCGTCGGGCCGACGCCGGGCGAAGTTCGGCCGAAACTGGGGGCGTGGCCCGGGTACGCCAAGCCTGCGGCCGGTTCGGGACACCTCGTCGTCGTTCGATCGGCCGGGAAGCCCGCGGCCGACGTTCTCGCCCAACTCGGCTCGGTCGGGTACTTCGACAAATTGGTGTTGGTGACCCGACTCGCGCAACCGTTCCACGCCAGCGAACGGGAGTTGGCTCAATCCCTGTCCGGGCTCGCGGCGGCGGCTCAAGTCCTCGTCGTGGCCGTGCCCGGGGAAGAGCCTTCGGCCGACGACCTGGCCGAAGTGTGCGCGCTGGGTGTGGCCCAGACCGGGCAGGCCGGATTCGACGCCGGCCGGTCGCTCGGGGCGGCCGTCTGGTTTACCGGCAAAGAGCGGCCGCCTGGAACCCTGGAAGACGTTGGAAGCTACGTCGGTGCGACCGGGGCTGACACCGCGGCCGCCCACGCCGGGATGACCCGCCGGGCCGTTCGCGGACTCCTGGCCGATCTCAGGCAGCGCGCGGAAGCGGCCCCTGCACCGTCGGCCGCGGCCGTTCCGGAAGACGAGCAGGATCGTCTGACCAGGGAACTGACCGGATACCTCGCCGACCTCGGTCGCGACCTCGACCGGCAGGTGGCCGGCGGGCGGGCGACGACCTCGGACCGCCTGCGGACACACGCCGCGGACGTGGTCCGCGGGTGGGGCGCGTATGTCGGCATTGAGGGACACTGGCTGAAGTACGTCGACCGGCTCCGGCCCGGCGCCCACGCGGCACTCCTCGAAGAAGTCCGGGCGGCCGTCTCCACAATCGAATACGACCCGGGCCGACCGGCCGACCCGGGCCGCGGGCCGGCCGCCGCGCCGGACTGGTTTACCGCCCGGGCGATGCGTGCCGGGATCGGGCTGGCGGCCGGGGTCGGGAGCTACATCCTCGTTTCCGTTTTGCTAACACGGGTGGCTGCGGTTGCGCTGCCTGACATCGCCGTGACGCTCCTGTCGTCCGTTGCGTTGGTCGCTGTTGGGGTGGTAGCCTATTCGGTCTCCCGCCGGTGGTTCCCCGATCCAACGTTGGAAGCCGTCGCCCGTGCCGCGGCCGTCGCTCCACCTGACCCGGGTGCCCCACCGGGCGTCCTCGGGTGGCAATCGGCCGAGCGGCGGGTGGCCGCCTGGTTCCGCGAGTTCATCCGCGCCCGGCCCGCGTCGCCGCCGACGAGTGTCGGGCGCTGGCCGTTCGGTTCGGCATTCCGGAGTACGCCTGATGACCACGCCCACGACGTTTGAAGACGCCCGGACCCGGGCCGCCCGGTTGGCCGACGGGTTGGAAGACATTGCCAGTGTGATTGGCGACCAACTCGACATGACCGACGAGGCGCGGCAACTCCGCGACAAGGCGCGACATATCCGGGACGATCGGTTCCGGGTGGTGGTCGTCGGCGAATTCAAGCGGGGTAAGTCCACCCTCCTGAACGCCATGCTCGGCGGCGACGTCCTGCCACGGAAAGTGACCGAGTGTACCGCCGTCATCACCATGATCCGGTACGCCTCCGCCCCGACGGTCCGCGTCGAGTTCGACACCGATCGGCCGGCCGACGACATGTCGCTGGAGGAGTTTCGCAAGCACTACGAGTTGTCGGTCGACGACGCGGCCGCCCCGGCCGCCGCGGCCGAACGGTTCCTCCACGTCAAGCACGCCGTCATCAGTTACCCGATCGAACTCTGCCGGCAGGGCGTCGAGTTGGTCGACTCGCCGGGACTCGGGGCTCACGAGGCCCGGTCCAAACGGACGCAGAAGTTTCTTCCACAGGCCGACGCCGTGGTGTTCGTGCTGAACGCCAAACAGTTTCTCAGCCTGGAAGAAGTTCACTTTTTAGAGGCTGTTCTTCTGCCACTCGGCTTGCGGAACGTCTTCTTCGTCATCAACGGCTGGAACCTGATCGACGAGTCGGTCATCCGGCCGGAAGACGCCGATGTCGAGCGTGCGAACCTGGAAGCTCTCATCCGCCAGCGCCTCACCCCGTTTTGCGTCGTTGCCGGGAAAGACCGGTCGGCCGACCGGATCTTCCGGGTGAACGCGCTGGGGGCATTGAAGGCGCGGATCCGAAAGCCCATTGCTGCCGCCATGTTGGAGGAGTCCGCGGTTCCGGAGTTCGAAAAGTCTCTGGAGAAGTTTCTGGTCGACGACCGCGCGAAGGCCCGGGCGGACGTCGTCCTCGGGGTCGTCCGGGCCGTAGCCGATGAGGCCGCCCGGTTCGTCAACACTCAGCTCGCGATGGCCGACAAGTCGGTCGCCGAGATCGAAGCCGAGCGGATCGCCATCGAGCCGAAGCTCCAGCGACTCCGGGGCATCCGCGACCACATCGTCAATTTCCTTCAGAGTCAGTCGGCGGTCCTCCAAGACGTGTTAGTCACGTCCCTTCACGAACACATCAACCGGATCGAAAAGGATTTGCCGGACGAAGTCGCGAAGTTCGACATTTCGCCGATCACGAGCAAGTTTTTGGTGTGGGAAGGGATCAAGGACAAGATGCCGTGGCGGTCCGAGGAAGACCGCTTCCAGGCGCAAGTCGCCCGGTGTTTGAAGCCGCAGGTCCAGCGGATGCTTGAGCGGCGATTTGCCGACTGGCAGCAGGCGCTCGTTCGCAACGAGATGCGGGCCGTGATGATCGACGTCGAAAAGCATCTTCAGGAAGAGGCGGCCGAATACCAGCGGGTGATGCGCGAACTCGAAGACAAGATTGGGGCCCACGGCAGCCCGCTCCAGATCGAGGAGCAGGTGAAGCGGTGGCTCGGTTCGGAACAGGCGACCGGGCCGGGGACGTTCCAACTACCGGCTATGAACACGCTGGGCGAAGTGATCGGGTTGGTGATCATGGGGATCGTGGCCGAGGTTCTGGCCGAACTCGTTTTGCACGTCGCGACCGGCGGGATCACATTGGTGGTTAGCGGGATCACGGCCGTACTCCGGATGGGCTGGCGCGAGGCGAGCCTGCGGAACCAGCTCCAGCAAGCGATCGTCACCGGGATCAAGGACGGCCTGAAAGACATGTGGATGAAGTACGCGGCCGACATCCGGACCCATGTGAAAGCCGGCTTCGAGGGCCTGGAGGGGAAAATCGCCGGAAGCATTGCCGAAGAGATCGCGCTGATCGACGCGAGCCTCCAGGCGATCATCGACAAGAAGAAGGAGCGGGAATATTCGGCCGACCAGGAGCGGGCGCGACTGGAGGCGGCCCGGACGGCGATCGCCGACCGCGTTGCCAGACTGACGGCCGTTGCCGCTGGCTGATCGTCGGCTACCCGTTGTCGCACTTTCTAGGAGGCATGGTATTCACATTGGAATAAACACTCTGTTATGTTCGCAACGAGTTTACGGAGTGCTGTTGCACCGAATTGTGGGTTGTGATCCAATGCGATCGCTGGACAGGCAGACTCCACTTTGACTGAGTTGGCTGAGGGAATTCCAATGCGACGAGGTGTAGTGCTAAGCCTCTTGTTGATCGCGTTGGCTTGTTCAATGGCTCTTGGGGGGGAGATCCTTTCCCTAAGCGATCCGATTGACGATGAGTGGTTGGTCGGCGCAGTGTCGGGACAGCCACCTGTCAAGGAATTCGGCTCCGCTATCCATGAGTTGATTCGACCCGTTTGCGCTCTTAAGCAATTCCAGATCGAAAAGGTACTCGGCCGTCCTACCCCCAAAAAAGTAAAAGACTACGCCATGCCGATCGGCCAATCCCGAATGTGGTCACTGTCCGGCATTCGCTACGTAGACGAGAAGATGAACAAGGATCACACGAAATTTTACCCGATCGATGACATAGCCGGGATTGAGGTGTGGTATGGGATCGATGGCGAAAGTCCCCAATTCGCTCTTTTGTATTTCAAGATCGACGAAACCTTCCCCAAATTAAAAAAGGTAGAAGAAAAGCATTCCGATCAGCCCGTAAAAAAAGTGGAGCGGCCGACCGCCCTTCGGAAGAACGGGATTGATTCTGAACATTGGAGCATGATGAAAACAGGTGTGAACAAAGAGGAGATTGAGAAACTCTTCTTGGTTCCCGCTGGTAATTACGCCCCAGGAACAGAGTACCTGACTCGAAGTTGGGGAATTCGTCGAGCCGGATATGGGAAAGTTCAAGAAACGCTAGAATGGCGGGGCGAAAAAGGATACATAGTCGTTGAATTCGACGAAAAGGGCATTCTGCTCAACTCCGAATGCTTCCTTCCCGGCCGAGACCCTGTCACCAATGTTGCCGAGCGGCTCAAGTGGGATCGGTCGAAATTTGAGAAAGTGAAAAAGTACGTTGAAGGGCGGATGGCAGCGAAATGAAAGAGGTGACCGACCCACCAGAGTGCCGGAAGGATCACTCCATCGGCCTGCCAATTTTCACTCGAAGTCGACTTCGAGCATCGAGAAGTCGTCGTCCAGCACGTCCGACCCGTTCAGTTCGCGGATGTGCTGGTGCAATGCGTCCATGACGGTCGTCGGCTCGGACGCTACGAAAGAGGTCAGCGCTTCGACGAATTCGGGCATGGTCCAGTCGCTGCCGTCGGTCTTGTGAATTTCCTGGGCGCCGTCGCTGTAAACGTATAGTCGGGCGGCCGACGGGATCTCGCGACGACCCGTCTCGAACGCGGGCCAGGGCATCATGCCGATCATTGGCCCCTGCGAATCGAGTTGGGTGGGCTCCTCCCGTCGACCGGCGCCGCCGGTGTAGAGCAATGCCGGCGGGTGGCCGCCGCCGGACCACGTCAGAACCCGGCTCGGTCCGTGATAGACGCCGTACCAAATCGTAAAGAACTTCTCCCCGTGTTTTTCGCAGGGAAACGCTTCGTTTAAGCCGAAAAGCACTTGACCCGGGTCGCGAAAGTCGGTGTTGGGGAGCGTCCCGGTCCGTAGCACGTTGAGGACCGTTACCCCGAGCAGGGCCGACGCTAGACCGTGCCCGGTCACGTCGAGCAGGTAAAGGGCGAGGTGGTCCGCGTCGATCCGGTGGTACCCCAAAGCGTCGCCTCCCATTTCGGTGCAGGGGACGTACCGCCAGTCGATGCCGGAAACGGCTTTGTCGCGGCCTGATCGCCACGGGTTCGGGAGCAACGAGCGGACGTAGCGAACACCGGCCGCGACTTCGTCCGCCAGTCGTTTCCGCCCGGCCGCGATCTCCTGGTACGCCGCGTTCCGCTGGAGTAGGTTGACGTACCCCTGGGAGTGGTAGCGGATGCGGGCGAGTAATTCGATCCGGTCCGGGAGTTTGACCAGGTAATCGTTGGCCCCGGCCGCGAAGGCGTCGGCCTTCGTCACCGCCTCCTCCTGACTCGACAGGACGATCATCGGCGTGTCGGCGGTGGTCGGGTTAGCCCGGAAGTAGCGGACGAGCATCAGCCCATCGATGTCCGGCATGACCAGGTCTTGCAGGATGACCGTCGGGCGGACGCGGTTCGCGGTCGGGATCGCGGCCTTCGGGTCCGGGCAGAAGTGGAACTCGATGCCCGCTTCCGGCGCGAGCATGCGGCGGACGGCTTCGCCGATCATCGGCTGGTCGTCGATCAGGAGGACGCGGGTCGTCCCGGTCGTGGGCGTACCGTTCGTGTGAATCGGCGGGCGGTTCATGGCTGGTTCGCAACGGGACAATCGCGGAATATTTTTCGGCGCAGTTAAACGCAAATAAACGCGGATCAGAACAGAGATAAGAACGAGAAATCTTGAACCATCTCTTTCACCGCCTCAGCCGCGCCAGCACCATCCGGCCGATCTGGTCGGGCGGCATGACGTGGACGGCCGCGCCGAGTTTCGCGGCCGCGTCGGGCATGCCGAACACCACGGACGACTCGCGGTCCTGGGCGAACGTCGGCCACCCGGCCCGGCGGAGTTTGAGTAACCCCTCGGCGCCGTCGCGGCCCATTCCGGTGAGCAGCACGCCGGCGCCGGGCGCCGGCCAGTGGGCAGCCAGGCTATCAAACAACACGTCCACGTTCGGCCGGAACGGCGTGTCCGTCGGGTGAGCGGTGTAGGTCAACGTCCCGTCCGGGGTGACGACGAGGTGGTCGTCTTTCCCGGTGACGAGGGCGGTGCCGGGCTGCGGGGGCTCGCCGGCGCGGGCGAGCCGGATCGGAAGTCGGGTCTTCTGCCCGAGCCACTCGGCGAACCCGGAGGAAAATTCCGCGGTCAGGTGCTGGACGACCAGGACCGCCGCCGGGAACCCGGGCGGAAACTGGGCCAACACGCTCGCGATCGCCTGTGGCCCGCCGGTCGACGCGCCGATCGCAACCAAAGGCGGCAGACTTTGCGCGGGCTTCGTGCATGGAAACGACGGGCGTGCCCTCGCGCCCCCGTCCGGCCTGGCCTTCCGCGCCACCTGGGCAATCTTCGCGAGCAAGGCGTCGGCCCCGTAGGCAGCACCGGCGCCGCCAAGGACCGGGGTGTTCACCGCGTCCACCGCCCCAGCTCCCAGTGCCTCGTACACGAGCCCGTAGTTCCCGGACACGGTCGCAGTCACGATGAGAATCGGGCACGGGTTCGTCGCCATGATCCGGCGGGTCGCCTCGGCGCCGTTCAGCCCGGGCATGATCAGGTCCATCAAGATCACGTCCGGCCGGTCCGCCGTCGCCCGGCGAACGGCTTCTTCCCCGTCCCGGGCGACCCACGCGATCTGGTATCCCGGCACCCCAGTCACCACGCGGCGGACGGCTTCGACTGCCAACAATCGGTCGTCGACGATCGCGATCCTCATTCACTCCCGCCTGTTCGGTCCCGGGCGACTTCCTGTTGCGCGGCGCGGTCACCCGCGCCGCCCTTCACGCCGTGCGTTTAATCATGGTGATTTCGTTGCCGGTCGCGCTGTGTTCGATCGTGTCGAAAAACGTGCGGATCAGCAACAGGCCGCGGCCGCTCGCCTTGTCGAGATTCGCCGAGGCCGTCGGGTCCGGCAGTTTCTTCGGATCGAACCCCGGTCCCTCGTCCCGGACACGAATCTCGAGAACCGTGGACCGGGTGGCCCGAATCGCGATATGAACCCGGCGCCGGCTGTACGGCAGCTGCCGGGCCCGTGCCGCGACCAGGTCGTGATACGCCTGCCAGTTTCCTTCCTTCAGGTCCGACCCGATTTCGAGGTTGCCGTGGACGATCGCGTTCACGACGGCCTCGTGGACCGCGATGCCGACCCGCATGTGGACCGACGGGTCGAACAAGTTCATTTGCCGCATGAGGGCTTCCGTGTGCCCGACGGCGTAGGGGATCAGATCGGTGTCGTTTTCGAGAGCGAACAGGTATTCCACGGACGTCATGCGGTCGAGGAACAGCGACTGCTTCCGCTGCGAAGCGGAGACCGAGAGGATCTCGTCCACGAGTTCGGCCACATCCCGCGCGAGGTTTCGTTTCGGGAGGTAGCTCGCGGCCCCGGCCCGGAGGGCACTGACGGCCAATTCCTCGCTGCCCGAATCGGTCGTGAGCAGGACCGGGAGGGCGGGAAATTCGGACCGTAAGGCGTGGACCAACGAGAGCCCGTTCATTTCGGGCATGTTCATGTCGGTGAGAACGAGGTCCGGCAGCGCCCGGCGGACGGCAGCCAGTCCCGCTACCCCGTTCCCGGCCAGTTCCACCTTGTGTCCGGCTCCGAGGAGAATCCCTTCCAGGTGCTTCGCCTGGAACAGGCTGTCCTCCACCACCAGAATACTGGCCACGGGGAACCCTCCTCTCCCGAATGATTCACATGATCTAATGAGCCATCATATCCGATCACGCGACGGCCCGGGGCGGGCACGTGATTGCGTGCCCGACCGACTCGTTCGATCAGTCGGCGTGGGAGCCGCCGATCAGATCCTCGATCGCCTGGATGAAGCGGCCGTCGTGAAAACTGCTCTTGGTCAGGTAATAGTTGGCCCCGACCTCCAGGCCGCGGTCGCGATCCTCTTTACGATCCTTATAGGATACGATGACGACCGGGAGAGCCTGGGTTTTCGGGTCCGAGCGGATTGTTCGGACGAGATCCAGGCCGGTCATCCGCGGCATGTCGATGTCACTGACGATGAGGTCGTACCCGCCGCCGCGAACTGCGTTCCACCCGTCCGCACCGTCGACCGCGACGTCGACCTCGTACCCCTTGCCCTGGAGCATCTGGCGCTCGACTTCGCGGACGATCGCCGAGTCGTCGACGACGAGCACCCGTTTCTGTCGTGCGGTCGTCCGGCGCGAGGGCCGGCGGTATCTCAACTTGCCCTCGTGGACGAGTACGGACACCGACCGGATCATGTCGTCCACGTCCACAATCAGCACCGGCGATCCGTCTTCCAGGAGGGCCGCCGCCGCCACGTTCGGGACTTTGCCGAGCCGCGGGTCGAGGGGGCGGACCACGAGGTCTTGCTCGCCCAGGAACCCGTCGACGATCAGCCCGTATTGATTCGCCCGGTCCCCGATCAGCGCGACGGACAAGTCCGTCGCCCCCGGTTCCGGGGCCGGCTGGTCGAACACCAGGTGGGCCGGGACCAGCCCGATTTGGCGGCCGTCGGCTTCGAAGTGGGGCTTGCCTTCAAGTGTGCGGACCTGCGCCGTGGGCAACCGGAGCAGGCGGTCCGTCCGGTTGAGCGGGAGGGCGTACGGGTCGCCCGCGATCCGGACGAGGACCGCCCGGACGACCGAAAGCGTAATCGGAAGCTGGAGTTCAAAGGTCGTCCCGTGGCCGAGTCGGGTGGTCAGCCGGACCGCGCCGCCGACGCCTTGCGCGAGGGCCTGAACGACGTCCAGACCGACCCCGCGGCCGGAAATGTCCGTGACGGTGTCCGCGGTGGAGAAACCGGGGAGGAACAGGAAATCGAGGAGTTCCGCGTCGCTCAGGCGGCTGGCCATGTCCGCGGAGGTCAACTTTTTGTCCACGACCTTGCGGCGCAACTGCTCCAGGTCGATGCCCCGCCCGTCGTCCGTCACGGTGATATTCAGCGTCCCGGCGTGGTGTCGGGCCTCGACGCGGAGGGTGCCGCTTTCCGGCTTCCCGACCTCAACCCGTTCGGCCGGGAATTCCAGCCCGTGGTCGAGGGCGTTTCGCAGCATGTGGCCGAGCGGGGCTTCGAGCTTGTCGAGGATGTCGCGGTCGACGTCGGTCTCGTTCCCGGCGACTTCGAAGCGGACCTTCTTGCCCAGTTGCTTGGCCACGTCCCGGACCATGCGGGCGAGTCCGTGCGTGCCGTCGCCGAACGGTCGCATGCGGCTGGCAATGACTTCCCGGTACAGTCGGCTGTTCAAGTCGTCCGACCGGCGGGCGTGGGTCTCGAACTCGTCCACCCGTTCGGCCAGGATTTGTCGACACACGACCAGGCGTTTGCGGGCGTCTTCGGCTGTGGCCCGTATCCGTCCTCCAGCCAAGCCGGCTGGCGACTCACCGGTCGGGCTGTTTCCCCCCGTGGCACGGATGACGTCCTCGATCACATCGCCAAGATGGTCCTGGTGCTTTTTCAACTTGAGGAGGGACCGGGCGAACGGCTGGAGCCACCGGGCCTCGATCAACGACTCCCCGGCCAACCCGAGTAGCCGGGTCAGGCTCAGCGCGCTGATCCGGACGACGCGGTCTTTCCCGTCGTGGCCGGCGACCTCGCTCTTGGCGGGCGGTTCGGGTTCCACGGGCGGTGGCGGTAAATGAATCGGTGTCGCGGAGATCTTGGCCGCCACGGTCGCGGGGGCGGCGTGAGCTTGTTCTGGAACCGGAACCGCAACCGGCGGACTGGTCGCGGGCGGAGGGGGAGTTCGAGGCGAGGGCGGCGGGGCCGCAACGGTTTCGTGATTCAAAATCGCGCGGATCGCCCCGACTGATTCGGCCGCCCGCCCGGCATTATCCGCGGCCCACACGGCGATGTCGGTCTCGGCCAACTCCGCGAGCAGGTCGACGGCGGCGAGTAGCGTGTCGACGTTGCCCGGGGCGAACTGGAGCGCGCCTTTCTGGACGGCGACGAAAAACTCCTCCATGACGTGCGCGACGTCCACCGCCGGGTCGCAGCCGACGATGCGGGCTGCCCCTTTCATGGAATGCGAGGCCCGCATCAGCGGTTCGATCTTGCGCGGGTCCGGCGCGTCCCCTTCCAGGTCAACGATCCCCGATCCGAGTACCCCGCACAGAGCCCGGACTTCCTCGCGGAATAAGTCGAGGAGGCTCGCCGCGTGGGGCTCGATCAACGCAGGTGGGGCAGGGGGCTGGGGCGGGGCCGGCGGACGGACGACAACTAGAGGAGGCGCGGGCGGCAGTGGGGCAACTGCTGGAGCGGGCTCGCCGTTATCGGCGGATAATTTCGCGAAGACGGCGGCGATCCGGTCGACGGCCGGTCGGGGGCGCGACTCGTCCGCCGCGGCGTCGGCCACCTCTTTGATCGCGTCCACCGCGGCGAGCAGCGCGGTCACGCGGGCCGCGGTCAACGAAAGCCCGCCGGCGCGGGCGGCGGCGAAAGCGTCTTCGACCGCCCGCCCCAAGTCGGCGGCTGTCGTGACGCCGACGATCAGGGCGGACCCCTTGATTTGTCGGGCGGTTCGTTCCAGCGCGGGCAAATCCTCGACCCGGCCGGGGTCGACGGCGAGGCGGGCTAGCCCGTCGGCGAGGGTCTGAACGTGGGCCGTCGCGTCCCGGTGGAAGAGGGCAACGAGTGGGTCCGGTCCGTCGTCCGGAGGAGTCATCGGAAACTCCTCCGGAGCGAGTGGAACAGGCGGTCTGGGTCGAGATATCCGACAGCCCGGTTGCCCCACCGAAAGACGCCGCGGGTTAGCTTCGCCGTCCCGCTGGCGATGGTTGACGGCAGGCCGACGAGGTCGTCCGGGCGGAAGTGGTAGACGTCATGCACCTCGTCGACCGGAAACACCCACCGCACGCCGTCTTTTTCGGCGACCAGCAGCCGTTCCGCCGTCGTATTCGGACGGTCGCTCGCTTCCTCACCGGCGCGGAGCAGGTTCGCCAGAGAGACGGCAATCTGCAGTTCCCCGCGGATGTTCACGAGCCCGATCAACACTTCGTCCGACTGGTGCGGGACGCGGCGGACGGGGCGGACCGGGCCGACTTCGACGGTCAGTCCCACGTCGAGCGCGAGCAGTTCGCCGCCGACGCGGAAGATGACCACCGGAATCGTCCGTGCCGGTGGAGGTACGTCGGCCGCCGCGATCCGCTCGGTCCACTCTTCTGTGTACCCGGCCGGCGGCCGGCGCTCGTAGAGCGACTGGCCCGCCGCCGTAAACACGGGGCAGTTGCGGCAGTGCGTGACCCGGGGGAGTTCCGGGCAGGTGCCGGCCCCGTGGACGCCGATCCGATTCCAGCAGTCGCCCGCCGCGGCGCTCGCGGTCGGGAGTGAGACGGCGCCCGGGGTCACGACTGCTCCTCCCGCCGCGCGGCGCGGCCGGCCCGCCGGCGGTAGTTGGCGGCGGCCGCGACGTCGCCGCGGTTTTGGGCGAGGATCATCATGTGGACGAGCGCGTCGTAGTGTCCGGGGTCGAGGTAGAGGGCGCGGGTGAAGTCCGCCTCGGCGTCGGCCGGCCGGCCGGCCATCCCGTTGACGATCCCACGGAGGGCGAGCGCGTCCGCGGACGGCCCGAGTTCTCGGAGCACGTGAGCGCAAATGGCAGCCGCCTCGGCCACGTTCCCGGCGTCCGCGGCCGCCCGCGCGCGGCTCAAGACCGGGTCGAGAGGGGCAGGCGGGGGAAAGTCGGCTGTCTTCGTTGAGGGTGCCGGAGTTCGCGGCCCGGGCCGGATTTGGGGGACGGTGACGGGCGGCAGGAACGCCGGACCGTCGAACGGCCGGCGGATCGTCTCGGCCATCCGCACGATCGTCGACGCGGTTCTGGAAAACGCGAACGCTTGCGGCGGGAGTTCCGGGCGGAACCTCGGGTCGATCAAGCCGAGCGGTTCGGCGTGCCCCATGTACATGACTCCGCCCGGGGCCAACAAACGATCCAGCGTGGCGACCACGGTCCGCCGGGCGGCGTCCGTCAGGTAGATGAGAAGGTTCCGACAAAAGATCGCGTCGTAAGGTTGTTCGTTCGCCAGGCAGTGGGGGTCGGTCAAATTCGCCGTGCGAAAGAAGACGACCTTGCGGACCTCGTCGCGGATCGCGAACCCGTCGCCCGCTTCGGTGAAGAAGCCGTCCCGCGGGTACGGGTCGGCCCCGCGGAACGAATTCCGCCCGTACCGCCCGGCCCGCGCGACCCCGACCGCCCTCGTGCTCACGTCCGTCGCGTCGACGCGAAAAGCGTCGGGTGCGAGGCCGGTCGAGAAGAGAGTCATCGCGACGGAATAGGGTTCTTCCCCAGTCGAACACGGCGCGCATAGCACGCGGAACGGGCGCGCGGGGGACGGCACGGGCTTGCGGGCGATCGCCATTTGGGCCAAATGTTTGAACGATTCCGGATACCGGTAGAACCACGTCTCGGCCACCACCACGGCTTCGACGAGGCAGTCGAGTTCGCGGGCGTCGCCCGCCAGCCGCCGGGCGTAGTCGTCCGCGTCGGTGGTGCCGAGTTCCTTCATCCGGCGGGCCAGCGCGGATTCGATCATGCGGTCGCCCACGGCTCGCGCGGACAGGCCGACGCGGCGCTCGAGGAGGCCGACGATTTGTCCCGCGGTGGTCATGGGGCCGGTCCCCCGCGGCGAGCGAACAGGGCGGAGCGATACGCCGCCGGGACGAGCCGGCTGACGTCCGGCAGCCGGAGCATGCCGTCGGCGTCGGCGACCAGGGGGCCGAGGTCCGGGCCGTCGGTCTCTTGCCGGCGGGCGGACCCGGCGCCGGTCGCGGCCAGCGGCTTCAGTTCGGTCACCCGCTCCGCCAGCAAACCGAGCGGGGCGGGGCCGTCGTCCGTCGCGTGCCCGACAACGACGATCCGCGCGCTCAGTTTGTCCGGGCAGGCCGTGCCGGTCACCAGTTGGTTCAGGTCGAGGACCGGGGTGACCGCGCCGCGGAACACGAACACACCGGCGACCCACCGCGGGCCGCCTGCCAGTGGGTGCAGGCGGACGGCGGGGACGACTTCGATGACGGCGGCGGCGGGGACGGCGAACCGCTCGGTGCCCGCGCTGACGAACAAGCACAGCACGGGCTCACCCCGCTACGGTGAACTGGGAAACCTGGCTCTTAAGTACGTCGGCGGAGGCGTGGAGGTTGCCCGTCGCCGCGTGGAATTCCTTCAGGGCGGCCGACGTCTGCTCGACCCCGGCGGCCAGTTGGAGCATCGCCTCGTTGATCTGGCTAGCCCCCGCCGACTGCTGCCCCATGCCCTCGTTGACCGCCTGGAACCGGTCGTTCAGGGCGTGGACCTGTTCGATGATCTGGCCCATCTGGGTGTTGATCTCGGACACCCGCGCGACCCCGGACCGGACCTCGTCCGTGAACTTGTCCATCTCCATCACGCCGGCGGACACGGCCCCTTGCATCTGCCGGACCATGTTCTCGATGTCCAGGGTGGCCACGGCCGTCTGGTCGGCGAGCCGGCGGATCTCTCGGGCGACGACCAGGAACCCGCGGCCGTATTCGCCGGCCTTCTCGGCCTCAATGGCCGCGTTGATCGAGAGCAGGTTCGTTTGGTCGGCGACTTTGGTGATCGTCGTGACGACGGCGTTGATGTCGT encodes the following:
- a CDS encoding response regulator, whose amino-acid sequence is MTPPDDGPDPLVALFHRDATAHVQTLADGLARLAVDPGRVEDLPALERTARQIKGSALIVGVTTAADLGRAVEDAFAAARAGGLSLTAARVTALLAAVDAIKEVADAAADESRPRPAVDRIAAVFAKLSADNGEPAPAVAPLPPAPPLVVVRPPAPPQPPAPPALIEPHAASLLDLFREEVRALCGVLGSGIVDLEGDAPDPRKIEPLMRASHSMKGAARIVGCDPAVDVAHVMEEFFVAVQKGALQFAPGNVDTLLAAVDLLAELAETDIAVWAADNAGRAAESVGAIRAILNHETVAAPPPSPRTPPPPATSPPVAVPVPEQAHAAPATVAAKISATPIHLPPPPVEPEPPAKSEVAGHDGKDRVVRISALSLTRLLGLAGESLIEARWLQPFARSLLKLKKHQDHLGDVIEDVIRATGGNSPTGESPAGLAGGRIRATAEDARKRLVVCRQILAERVDEFETHARRSDDLNSRLYREVIASRMRPFGDGTHGLARMVRDVAKQLGKKVRFEVAGNETDVDRDILDKLEAPLGHMLRNALDHGLEFPAERVEVGKPESGTLRVEARHHAGTLNITVTDDGRGIDLEQLRRKVVDKKLTSADMASRLSDAELLDFLFLPGFSTADTVTDISGRGVGLDVVQALAQGVGGAVRLTTRLGHGTTFELQLPITLSVVRAVLVRIAGDPYALPLNRTDRLLRLPTAQVRTLEGKPHFEADGRQIGLVPAHLVFDQPAPEPGATDLSVALIGDRANQYGLIVDGFLGEQDLVVRPLDPRLGKVPNVAAAALLEDGSPVLIVDVDDMIRSVSVLVHEGKLRYRRPSRRTTARQKRVLVVDDSAIVREVERQMLQGKGYEVDVAVDGADGWNAVRGGGYDLIVSDIDMPRMTGLDLVRTIRSDPKTQALPVVIVSYKDRKEDRDRGLEVGANYYLTKSSFHDGRFIQAIEDLIGGSHAD
- a CDS encoding chemotaxis protein CheW gives rise to the protein MTPGAVSLPTASAAAGDCWNRIGVHGAGTCPELPRVTHCRNCPVFTAAGQSLYERRPPAGYTEEWTERIAAADVPPPARTIPVVIFRVGGELLALDVGLTVEVGPVRPVRRVPHQSDEVLIGLVNIRGELQIAVSLANLLRAGEEASDRPNTTAERLLVAEKDGVRWVFPVDEVHDVYHFRPDDLVGLPSTIASGTAKLTRGVFRWGNRAVGYLDPDRLFHSLRRSFR
- a CDS encoding chemotaxis protein CheW; this translates as MLCLFVSAGTERFAVPAAAVIEVVPAVRLHPLAGGPRWVAGVFVFRGAVTPVLDLNQLVTGTACPDKLSARIVVVGHATDDGPAPLGLLAERVTELKPLAATGAGSARRQETDGPDLGPLVADADGMLRLPDVSRLVPAAYRSALFARRGGPAP
- a CDS encoding CheR family methyltransferase, which produces MTTAGQIVGLLERRVGLSARAVGDRMIESALARRMKELGTTDADDYARRLAGDARELDCLVEAVVVAETWFYRYPESFKHLAQMAIARKPVPSPARPFRVLCAPCSTGEEPYSVAMTLFSTGLAPDAFRVDATDVSTRAVGVARAGRYGRNSFRGADPYPRDGFFTEAGDGFAIRDEVRKVVFFRTANLTDPHCLANEQPYDAIFCRNLLIYLTDAARRTVVATLDRLLAPGGVMYMGHAEPLGLIDPRFRPELPPQAFAFSRTASTIVRMAETIRRPFDGPAFLPPVTVPQIRPGPRTPAPSTKTADFPPPAPLDPVLSRARAAADAGNVAEAAAICAHVLRELGPSADALALRGIVNGMAGRPADAEADFTRALYLDPGHYDALVHMMILAQNRGDVAAAANYRRRAGRAARREEQS